TTTGCAATATCCGTATAGATAAATGTCTGCGCGCCTGCCTCAGATAACGCTTTGCCGAGGTCGACAGCTTGCACCTCTGATGTTTCCAGCCACCCTTGAGTAGCAACCATGCCGTTCCGCGCATCAATGCCGATGACGATTTTTTCACGATACGTTTCGAGCATGCGCTTCGTAAATACAGCATCTTTGACGGCAACACTCCCGAGGATTACCCGCTCGACTCCTAAGTTTAAGTACGTTTTAATCGCTTCTTCAGTGCGGATTCCGCCGCCCACTTGAATCCGTGCGCCAGAAGCTTTTACTGCCTCAGCAATCGCTTCATGATTCACAGGTTCACCAGCTTTAGCACCATCTAAATCGACCATGTGCACCCACGTAGCACCTTCCTCTACAAAAGAAGCCGCCATCGCTGAAGGAGATTCACCATAGACTGTTTCTTTATTATAATCGCCTTGGTAAAGACGAACGCAGCGTCCTTTTAAAATATCAATTGCCGGATAGATTGTAAAACTCATGCCTTCTTCCCCTCACCTTCCGTCTGCATCGCAAATGCACGTAAGATCTCCATT
The sequence above is drawn from the Litoribacterium kuwaitense genome and encodes:
- the hisA gene encoding 1-(5-phosphoribosyl)-5-[(5-phosphoribosylamino)methylideneamino]imidazole-4-carboxamide isomerase, giving the protein MSFTIYPAIDILKGRCVRLYQGDYNKETVYGESPSAMAASFVEEGATWVHMVDLDGAKAGEPVNHEAIAEAVKASGARIQVGGGIRTEEAIKTYLNLGVERVILGSVAVKDAVFTKRMLETYREKIVIGIDARNGMVATQGWLETSEVQAVDLGKALSEAGAQTFIYTDIAKDGTLAGPNVEEVIALAKATGVSVIASGGVSSLQDLNVLKERYAEGVSGAITGKALYDGRFSLTEALQVTSQ